In Helianthus annuus cultivar XRQ/B chromosome 8, HanXRQr2.0-SUNRISE, whole genome shotgun sequence, a single genomic region encodes these proteins:
- the LOC110872764 gene encoding quinone oxidoreductase-like protein 2 isoform X1 → MEALVCRKLGDPTLPPDSSEHAPFTFSKSHPIPILNSSTSVRVRIKSTCLMFATGLQTQGKYQEKYAPPFIPGSDYSGVVESVGPNVTKFEIGDRVCSFAYVGSFAQYIVAEETELYGVPDGCDLVAAAAIPVAYGTSHFALISRAKLKSGQVLLVLGAAGGVGVAAIQIGKICGATVIAVARGAEKVEFLKSEGVDHIVDISKEGVIESVKAFLKTRKLKGVDVLYDPVGGKLAKESLKVLSWGAQILVIGFTSGEVPVIPVNIALVKNWTVHGIYWGRYDANRRGVLEDSSKDLLSWFAKGLINIHISRTYKPQEVHLAFADITDRKVIGKVMITFDDAKAITSSKL, encoded by the exons ATGGAGGCTTTGGTATGCAGGAAGCTAGGTGATCCAACACTCCCACCAGATTCTTCTGAACACGCCCCTTTCACTTTCTCTAAATCTCACCCTATCCCCATACTCAACTCCTCAACTTCAGTCAGAGTTCGAATCAAGTCCACCTGTTTAATGTTTGCAACTGGCCTCCAAACACAAGGCAAATATCAAGAAAAATACGCTCCCCCTTTCATCCCTGGGTCCGATTACTCCGGCGTCGTTGAATCCGTTGGCCCCAACGTCACCAAGTTCGAAATCGGGGATCGTGTTTGTTCCTTTGCTTATGTAGGCTCTTTCGCACAATATATTGTGGCAGAAGAGACTGAATT GTATGGAGTTCCTGATGGGTGTGATCTGGTGGCTGCTGCTGCAATTCCGGTTGCCTATGGAACGTCTCATTTCGCATTGATTAGTAGAGCCAAATTAAAATCTGGTCAG GTGTTGCTAGTTCTTGGTGCAGCTGGAGGTGTGGGTGTTGCAGCTATTCAAATTGGGAAGATTTGTGGTGCCACTGTCATTGCTGTAgctag AGGAGCTGAGAAAGTGGAATTTTTAAAGTCGGAGGGTGTGGATCATATTGTTGATATCAGCAAAGAAGGTGTTATTGAAAGTGTGAAGGCGTTTTTGAAAACAAGAAAGCTCAAAGGGGTTGATGTTTTATATGATCCGGTTGGAGGCAAGCTTGCAAAAGAAAGCTTGAAGGTGTTGAGTTGGGGAGCACAGATTTTGGTTATCGGGTTCACGAGTGGGGAGGTCCCAGTTATTCCTGTTAATATTGCTCTTGTTAAG AATTGGACGGTTCATGGAATCTATTGGGGGAGATATGATGCAAATAGACGAGGTGTACTTGAAGACTCCTCGAAAGATTTGCTATCTTGGTTTGCAAAAGGCTTAATCAACATTCACATTTCTCGTACATACAAACCCCAAGAG GTTCACCTTGCATTTGCAGATATCACAGACCGAAAAGTAATTGGGAAGGTGATGATTACGTTTGACGATGCAAAAGCCATAACTTCTTCTAAGCTCTAG
- the LOC110872764 gene encoding quinone oxidoreductase-like protein 2 homolog isoform X2 has translation MEALVCRKLGDPTLPPDSSEHAPFTFSKSHPIPILNSSTSVRVRIKSTCLMFATGLQTQGKYQEKYAPPFIPGSDYSGVVESVGPNVTKFEIGDRVCSFAYVGSFAQYIVAEETELYGVPDGCDLVAAAAIPVAYGTSHFALISRAKLKSGQVLLVLGAAGGVGVAAIQIGKICGATVIAVARGAEKVEFLKSEGVDHIVDISKEGVIESVKAFLKTRKLKGVDVLYDPVGGKLAKESLKVLSWGAQILVIGFTSGEVPVIPVNIALVKVHLAFADITDRKVIGKVMITFDDAKAITSSKL, from the exons ATGGAGGCTTTGGTATGCAGGAAGCTAGGTGATCCAACACTCCCACCAGATTCTTCTGAACACGCCCCTTTCACTTTCTCTAAATCTCACCCTATCCCCATACTCAACTCCTCAACTTCAGTCAGAGTTCGAATCAAGTCCACCTGTTTAATGTTTGCAACTGGCCTCCAAACACAAGGCAAATATCAAGAAAAATACGCTCCCCCTTTCATCCCTGGGTCCGATTACTCCGGCGTCGTTGAATCCGTTGGCCCCAACGTCACCAAGTTCGAAATCGGGGATCGTGTTTGTTCCTTTGCTTATGTAGGCTCTTTCGCACAATATATTGTGGCAGAAGAGACTGAATT GTATGGAGTTCCTGATGGGTGTGATCTGGTGGCTGCTGCTGCAATTCCGGTTGCCTATGGAACGTCTCATTTCGCATTGATTAGTAGAGCCAAATTAAAATCTGGTCAG GTGTTGCTAGTTCTTGGTGCAGCTGGAGGTGTGGGTGTTGCAGCTATTCAAATTGGGAAGATTTGTGGTGCCACTGTCATTGCTGTAgctag AGGAGCTGAGAAAGTGGAATTTTTAAAGTCGGAGGGTGTGGATCATATTGTTGATATCAGCAAAGAAGGTGTTATTGAAAGTGTGAAGGCGTTTTTGAAAACAAGAAAGCTCAAAGGGGTTGATGTTTTATATGATCCGGTTGGAGGCAAGCTTGCAAAAGAAAGCTTGAAGGTGTTGAGTTGGGGAGCACAGATTTTGGTTATCGGGTTCACGAGTGGGGAGGTCCCAGTTATTCCTGTTAATATTGCTCTTGTTAAG GTTCACCTTGCATTTGCAGATATCACAGACCGAAAAGTAATTGGGAAGGTGATGATTACGTTTGACGATGCAAAAGCCATAACTTCTTCTAAGCTCTAG